Below is a genomic region from Triticum dicoccoides isolate Atlit2015 ecotype Zavitan chromosome 5A, WEW_v2.0, whole genome shotgun sequence.
TTTAGagactttttctagtctctgggACTAAAAAGTCCGTGAACCAAACACCCCTAAGACACGAGGCAATGCGTACGAGCAGGCTAGAAGCGTACGCGTTCGTCAAACAAAAAGAAAACCGTATCGTTCGTCCGTCGCCTGGCTTCTCGCACGACCGCTGAAGCGaaacgaagccgccgccgccgccgacgcccaaCTATCGGCCTCGATCTGCAGTTCTGTAGGTACACGCCGAGTCGCCGACCGGCCGGCCGGCCTGGGTTGCCGTCCCTAAGGAGAAAAACTGAAAAAGACGCGTGCCACTCATCAGCCCTAGGTTCAGTTCCGATCTTTCCTTTATAATTTTCAAAGTATTACTCTATTCTGCTTCCTTGTTTAAAAGGTACAAGTTAGTAATTAGGTTGACTCAATCTAGCTTCATATAACCACTTCGTATGAATAAGTTTAACCACTCCTGAAACCCTAGGTTCGTTCTGCTGGGAGTAGAATAAAATATATAGACTATAGTATTATACTGACTTGATGTACGTCAATTTATGTATCATTTAACTATTTGACATTGCCAGGAAAGCTAATGGAGAGATAAAAGTACTAGAATATGTGGAGGAAGAGGGTTCAGATGCTACTAAGCAACGTCAAGCCAGTGGCCTTTTAAAATATTTCCAGTCATTTGATTCTGCATTCTTCCTACATATGATGATGATTATATTAGCTTTAACAAATGGGCTATCAAAAACCTTTCAAAGAAAGGATATGGACATTGTTAATGCTATATCAGATGTGGAATCAGCTAAGCGAGAGCTAGATAAGCTTAGATCTGAGCATGGATGGAATCCTCTCCTGAGCAAGGTATGTTCTTTTTGCAACAAGAATGATATTTCTGTTATGGACATGGAAAAGGAGTATGCAAATCCAAAGAAGCCAAGGCAAAGGACTGGCATTAATAATGAGCATCATTACCGGGTCGACTGTTTTTTTGCTGTTTTGGATTTATTGGTAGAAGAACTAAACCACAGATTCAATGAGGTAAACAATGGGTTGCTTTGTTGTATGTTTGCTTTCAACCCAAGTTGTCGGTTTAGTCACTATGATGATGAGAAGCTGATGAAGTTGGCGAAGTTCTATCCTAATGACTTTAGTGATAATGAGCTAGACTATCTTGAGAAAGAGCTTTGCCTCTACATAGATAATGTACGCAATGATACAAGATTTGCTAGCTTGGAAACTATCAATGATCTGGCTAAACTGATGGTGTCTACAAAGAAGCATAATTCTTATCCTTTTGTCTATCGGCTTTTAAAGCTAGTACTGACTCTTCCTGTTGCCACTGCAACTGTTGAGAGATGCTTCTCGGCAATGAAGCTTGTGAAAAATGCTTTGCGTAATAAGATGGGTGATGATTATTTGAGCAATAGCCTTATTGGCTTTGTGGAAAAAGAAATGTTGGATACTATTCCTAATGAGGTGATAGTTAAACGCTTTCATGCAAAAAATCATCGTGGAATGAAACGGAAGGAGGTAATGTGCTCAAGCTTTTATTTTCATCTATCAATGTGTACATTCTCTCTAtgtttaaaaatgattttttttcatgCAGCTTGAAGGATAGAAATCAGGGACATAGCAACAAAAAGGGATAGCATACCCATATTTCTCAAGTTATTATGTCTTAAGTGGTTAGTTTACTTTTATTTTGGCACTGAACATGTCATAGTTATGTGTGTGATGACATTATCTTATAATAAATTATATGATTTTGCTTCTTCAACACCATATGTATGCTTGTGTGGTTGGTCCTTTAGATTGTCTGCCCATTAGTTCGTATACATGTTTCTAAAAAAATAGTAAACCTCTTTGCCCCCACTAGTTTTTCGTCCTGGCTGCCCGCCATCATCGTGCCCAAGGGGGTCCTGCCGCCCATGCCCAAGGTCACTCTCCCCACCGTGCCCCAGGTGACGATGGCGCCGATACCCGCCATTGCCGTGCCCATGGTGACGCTGCCGCCATTGCCATTCGTCCCGAGTGTGAACCTGCCTATGCCGTTCGCGGCACCGCCCCCGTCAGCGTAGGCGCGCCCACGCGGCGGTGCGCTCGTCCTGTGCACGATAGGGCGCCGTTCATCTGAGTGTGGCGCCAGGTCACTCACTGGACACGACGTGCATTTTCTTACATGCAAGCTCGGTGTTTTATATACGATGCAGTTGTTCCTAGGTCCTACTTTTTCTTTACGTCTCAGTATATGTATTCTTGGTGTTTGACTATTGAGGGTTGTCCAATTGTGTGTATTCGTGTTTTTCCTacatactccctccgattcctaTTAAGTATTTGTTTTCTGTTAAAATTCCCCAATGTAAGGTTTTTTTTTCAATTTCTCGtaattcttttttattttatttacttatttttatTTCACTGTTCATGGTGGGTGCATTTGAACTCGGGATTAGAATAACAATTCCACGAAAATGATGGTTGGAGGGTTCAAAGACCGCTAGGTGAGAATCTTCACATGAAGTGGCGGGTTGCAGATTCAAGGGCCAATAGATTTGCACGTTTTCCCATTATTTTTCGAAAACACAGAACAACTCAAATCTAAATGTAAATTTGGGAAAAATTAAATTAAGAATGAACAGAGTCAAAACGGTGTGCTTGCATGTATAGTCCAAGAAGCTACAATATAATCGACTAGTTGCTTGCAACCAGAGACGCTCCCGTGCCATGAAATTCTATGATGCTACTAGCAGATTGTAACAGAAGTCAATCCCAAAGAAGGGCACTTTATTTTGATGATACATGATAACGTTAGTGAGTCCTTGTGAGAACGTTTGACTAGCCAGATGACCAGTTCAAAAATGATGGCATGAATAATCCAGACCGAAACTACTGGACGGACGACACTAACCGGCCGAACCCCACATGATGCAGGAATGAACGGTGTTGTATGCTTTCGCTCTAACACATCAACGGCTTGATGCGTAGTGTCGTCCGCAGATCGTCCGAATATGTCGTGTGTATAGCATCGGTCAATCCAGACGGTTGAGCAGATTAAAGTTACAGCACCGGT
It encodes:
- the LOC119300157 gene encoding uncharacterized protein LOC119300157; this translates as MVAHDISILLDLKLQEEWRGGARLCGSNDAGREIVRAGPEVVGTKANGEIKVLEYVEEEGSDATKQRQASGLLKYFQSFDSAFFLHMMMIILALTNGLSKTFQRKDMDIVNAISDVESAKRELDKLRSEHGWNPLLSKVCSFCNKNDISVMDMEKEYANPKKPRQRTGINNEHHYRVDCFFAVLDLLVEELNHRFNEVNNGLLCCMFAFNPSCRFSHYDDEKLMKLAKFYPNDFSDNELDYLEKELCLYIDNVRNDTRFASLETINDLAKLMVSTKKHNSYPFVYRLLKLVLTLPVATATVERCFSAMKLVKNALRNKMGDDYLSNSLIGFVEKEMLDTIPNEVIVKRFHAKNHRGMKRKELEG